One Dioscorea cayenensis subsp. rotundata cultivar TDr96_F1 unplaced genomic scaffold, TDr96_F1_v2_PseudoChromosome.rev07_lg8_w22 25.fasta BLBR01002082.1, whole genome shotgun sequence genomic window, GCATAACGAAAGAAGGAAACCCTAGAAAACCATGGGAGCGAGTGGATACCTGAGAGATCGCAAGGGCGCAAGCGCGAAGGAGCTCGTCGTGCAAGGCTCGGAGCGCAAGCTATGTTGACAAAGACGAGGGTAGCGGAGTCGGGTTATCGGGTACTGGATTCATATCGGATTCGGGTTTAGATCCAAACTCCAAATTATACAGATCCGATTAGTAACAAGTATTACTGGGCTGTCCAACAAGACCTTCGGCCCAATGCATATAGGCCCAAGTCAAGTGTGTCATTTTATAGATGAATCCCTAaagtttatataattacatCAACACGCGTAAAATAATGTACCAGTAGTTGGATTTCATATTagattaattattgttattattttttttttataaaaaagacaCCAATCCAGTCATCTCTAATTTAAGTAAAGACAAGGGCATGCATAAGAGTTTGGTAATCTTAACAAacacttgtgtcttcatcttAGATCAGTATTGCAAATTAATCATTAATCATTATGTTCATTTCATATTGTATTACTTTCatcttttatgcatgtttgtacatacatatatgttatgaaatatatatatatatttttgaattattattttacctCACATCTCACTGAAGATGGTGCAACCATGAGCATTAGAACCGCTTGCccaatcaaaatatattttacatatcTTATTATCcaatatattatgaatttttttttttgtttttttaactttatttataaagaggttttgtatttttataagagtCATGTTTCACTTTCTAGGCATCTGAGTCTACACTATTAACCAatcattttctatttctttctttgttatcTTTAAATCATGTTTTGTATCTTCTCCATTTCTATCTTTCCctccctcatttttttttttgagaaaatctTCCATCAATTCTTATATGCAATGcaaattttagtttgaattattttaaaattttttttggtaatgtttatattaaatatatacacacactcacgtactaattaacaacaataaaaataataatctcaaCAAAGTGACTCACAGATTGAGAGTAATTTACATTTCATTTaacaaaaaatgattaaattaatcaaatattaattaataaatataaaaaaggtgGATTGCATGTGAGACGCATTTACACTTCTTTACCCACTAcaatatcaaatttattatgTCTACCAGCTTAAAACATCCCAttaatattttctcttttttttctttttttttataaagcaattcatattttcttatatactttttttattcacaacttatatacatatatatatataaatataaatctaattttacaaattttagaaGAACATAAAAATTGAGCCTgcatttcctaaaaaaaatcaataataataatcaactaaTGTTGCAAtcccaaccaaaaaaaaagataaaactttggaattatcattatttattattttgcacaTTTACTCATACCATCATCACAATTCACAAGCaagaatgaatgaattaattaattacttaaaacaataaaaaaaaatgaggaatataaaagaaggaaaaaattaaataaatctcatgctcatttaacttaaaaaaaaaaaaacaaaaaaaacaaacagatCGAGTGAATTACCAAGAACAAATTTCCCCCCAAAAAAAGTCTTTTTTATCTTCTCAAAAGAGTACAAACAAGATAATAAGAACAGCAAAGACAACAGATTACTGTTTACTCATCCAGACCCTCGATGCGGCGATCACCGGAAAAGCCATCTTTCTCTCCGGCAAGGAAGATCGGAAGgaaagatgaagaggaggaGGCCAGATCGGAGGCGGACATGGATAAAGGCACCCAGGAGCGGTGGATCGGGTAAGAGAGgcgggaggaggaggaggaggaggaggagcaggaGGCGGAGTGGTGGAGGGCGCAGCCGCAGTTGCGGTGGTAGGGACGGCGGCGGACGTCGGAGTCGAAGGCGGAGAGGGAGGCGTCGAAGAGGCACCGAAGCGGCCCGGAAGCCGCTTCGGTAGCCATGCCTACCCTCTTTGTTGGATCTGGagatgagattaaaaaaaaaaccaaaaggaaATGGGAATTTTTGAGGGGGTGAGAAGAGattgagaggaagaagagaagtaTATATAAAGAGATGGAAAGAGAGGCAGGAGTTGGCCTTCCAGGCTGGTCAGCAGCAACAAGAAATAGAAATATTACAGCCTGGAGAaccttttttaaatataaaattaaaaaaataatatttttttataactttttaatttatttgtattatatatatatatatatatatatatatatatatatatggtataatACTCAGAATTAGTTTCTATCTCTCTTCTCATTTTATCCGTCTTAATTACAAATCTGTCACTCCACTAATCTTTTTACTCTTTCAAAAATGACCCAGATTTAGCtctctatttttaatttcttactCCCATCATGTGCTCTACTATTGAAAAATACGATTCGATAATTAGCCCTATTTTTAGAGTAGGGGAGGGACTAAttagaaccattttcaagagtggAGAGACTACTTGGGACATTTCTAAATAGAGGACCAGAGAAAGTGGAGGGCATCACTTCGGATATtatacctttatatatatacatgaacatCCATGAACCACAAACACAAAATCTACATACATACATATCAACAATTGAATTTCAGATGAAAAGTATCAGAAGTGGTCATGAATGTTTAAAGTAAGTATGTATGTGTAATGCGTCGTTTTTATGTCGATGTGAGGCAACAGGCTCCGAGTCAGTGTAGTGCGATTTCATGTTTGGGGCGGTTTCGCGAAAGTCTTTCGAGTTGGCGTCAGGCGTGGATGGCTCTATAATTAGCCATCTCGAGCACTTTTCACGGAGATAACCCGCCCAAACGTGAAATTGTGCATGGCGAGCGAGAGCAAGTTTCGTGACCATatcgttacaaaaaaaacatatgcgGCCACAGCGTTATACTTACGAAATATTTGTGACCACCAGTGATACTTACCCATTGAATTTCAATTCACTGTATAGAGCATTGTGCAATGAACAATATTATTGTTAGCACTAACAgctattttaattgttattgtgtgatggtattttatatatatatatatatatcatagattttaaatttaagaatGTCTGTAATAATTTCAATTCAATGTATTGACCGTTATAAACTACAAATACAAAATCTACATACCTCCAATATATTGGGGCttctagaaaataaaatatatatactttaaaaagTGGGGGTGtggtacttaaaaaaaaatttaaaataagttttGGATATAAAAACAGATTTGCCTCTATATTTTATGTACTTTGTCCCATTTATGAAATGGATAACAAAGGAAGAAggaaagtaattttttttttaaaaaaaattagttgattTGATTgttagataaatatataagtaaataaaaataatgtgcGGGTTACGGGTATGTAAACAAATACATGTTTAAATGAATTTAAAGTGTTGATATGGATATCAAACAACCCACCTATATTTATTcgtagtatatatatttatatattttttttttctaatatgcTTTACATAAAGTGAGACCCCATATAGTTATGaacattaatttcatttataaatgcaagttattttagatttttttttaaaaaaaaattgaaacatttGAGAAATATGAAATATCTGTTGGTtggtaaaatatttttacatttattcGTTAATTGCGCGTTCACGAGGGTGGGCCTTACATTTGCTGGGTCTGAAAAACaggaaagtatatatatatatatatatatatatatatataagaaagatATGAAAGATTTATTGGAATAGACTGATTTTTGTAggctttatatatttattaatttgaagcataaacaaattaaaaacaactcaGAGAATCTTTTTactaatgtatatcaatgaaaattAGTTTTTCATAGCTGGTGTCttgtgaaaatattttatatatattaagtttggAAAATGATGGAGTTCTAAAGAGGATAATTATCAAAAtaggattaaaaaatatttatgtttaaatattctGTTTTCAAGTTTCatgaatgaaataataatttaataattcagAGGAACTTGAGACTATGTATGTATATTGAAGGGTTCTCATTATATTAGAATAATATATCAAACcacttaaatatttataaagaaaGTTGGAAAAACATGGGAATTTTATAAAGAAAGTAGGGAAAACATGGCATCTCTAGTAGGTTTTTAacgaattatttattttaaaaattaaaaataaaataaaatttgagtaATTCAAAGAATCTAGTGACTATGCATATGTTCCTAAAATTTTTTGACTGTCGGCAATATTTAATGCTCGTTAGATTATCTtaataatatatagaaaaataaaacaatttgaaaattaaaaacacatgcATGCCACATTACAAGCCATTCTAGTATATTTATGTTTTCCAatttgtaaggatttccacacaTGGTCCTGGCCAACAATACATGGACTAAACTTTAACATATGCTAGACTCCAAATATAGCATGTCGGCTACCGACtactaattttaaaacaatgGTTCACAGTATGTGTTTTGGATCTAAATCCAATGGATTATGGATGTCAAATGTATGTTAAAAATTAGCAGGTGATTAGTTTCACAGAAGAGAAGAATTAATCAAACAAGATTCAAGAACAAGTATATaacatgtataattatacaGAACTGAACTATAAATTGTATTTCCATACCTTCATTTGCTTCCATGAAGTGAGTTCAGGAGGGAGAACCATTTCATCATCGGAAACCACAGCTCTGGCTAATAATTTACCCAGAAAAGCATGGTATAGAAGTCCTCTTGATCCAAGTCCTCCGAATAACCAATACATGCATTTGTTCTTTGGTTTCACAGCATCATTCACACAGCCAAGGATCGGCAAAGAGCCGAAATTTGTTAGTGGTGGCATTGCTCTTAAACCAGCTCTAGCTCGGATGAAGGTCCATTCTCTTATACTTGGATACACAGCTGATGCTTTTGGAAGCAGCTCTTGGAGAGCCATTGAGGATTCATCTTCACAAACACTAGATGAATAATTCTTTGAGCTCCAATCCCATGTCGAACCCATTAGAACGGTTCTCGGTCCTTGGAACGATAGCCATGCATCGGATAATATTGAAGGGCTGTTGCAGCCATACTCGTCCCTGAAACAATGAGACCCTTTCAGAATACCAAACTTAATTTCGAAGGAAGCACCTCCTAGAAAATATTATGAGCTTATTATCTGATAGTTTCATCAATGGCGTACTCTGCACAGTCACTGGTTTCAGAACATTCAATTTATTAACAATGGCGTTACAACAACAGAGCAATAAGTTCAAATGTTGTCATATGTTTGTAAGTGTATTCTAAGAAAAGTAATTGTTTAGCTATTCATGTACAAATTGACATACCTTGAGTGAGCTGACAAATTGAGCTGTGCAACAACACCTCTGCATGTTCGAAGTGGCAGCTTCCCAGAGAACTCTGGAAGCATGTCCACCTTTGCACCTAGGCATATGATAACTGCATTGTATTTTCCTGCATATTGACCAATGAGAATAGATTAACGTTTTGCCAAAATGGGCAAAGActagttttaattgattgattcatGTCTAATAGTAAATATTATACACTCCGCTTGGTATAATACATGTCTGGTAGTAAATATTATACATTCTGTTTGGTTTCTTATATCCATAAATACTTCATATGCTGTAAAAATATGTCCACCCTTCACAATTTCCCAGTTTCCTAATTGCATCCTTGAGGAAGAAGATAAGCAAGGTGTCCAATATACCCGAATGTAACTTGTTCCAAATAATCACATACGtctgtaaaaaaatttattacctGCACACCGTAAAGCCAATTATGAAATAATCTTTTGCTTATGTTTGCATATATTCTGTAAAGATAAGTTTTATAGGGTTAGTGTATAAGTAATCATAGTTTTTACAGGACAGGAGCAAAGCCCATTATATTTGACTACTCCATTTTGCCTCAAGTAACAACCAAAGATCTTTAGTTTGTGAAGCTCTAGCAATAGCTGAGTCAATTTTACAAATTGCTTTGCCTCAGTTATAAAAGCTGAATAGCAAACCATCAAACCAGAAGATAATTTGGAGCTTTGCATGTTATTTactatgaagaataatgcatcaATAGGAGTACAAATTTGATGTGCGAAGGcaacaaaaaataaagcaaaataatctaaatttcaATAACCTCTTATTTTGGGGAAccaaatatcaaaaagaaaattgaaccATAAATTCCTAGtcaaacaaaaactcatttatccatgtttttcatattCAGTGCAGATTTTCTCTTGAAAGCATAGATTAGTTTTCAAAGTAATTTGCAGAGACAAACTTTATGAAGTCCATGTTATTTCGCCTTGAAGGTAGTACCTCATGAGTCACAACATGTAAATGGGTTATGTTAGAATCCCTAAAATCTTTCAATTTCTCTGCAATCCTTCCCTTTCCAATGTGTTAAATGCTTGTTATTTAGTTTCCTGATTCTTTGGTCAGTCTCTTATTCTTTAGGATTTGATATTCTAGATATGGTGATTCCCTATGTCTGTTAATAGGGCCATTATGTCATTGTTAATGATAAgaacatacaatta contains:
- the LOC120257400 gene encoding uncharacterized protein LOC120257400; protein product: MATEAASGPLRCLFDASLSAFDSDVRRRPYHRNCGCALHHSASCSSSSSSSSRLSYPIHRSWVPLSMSASDLASSSSSFLPIFLAGEKDGFSGDRRIEGLDE